One genomic segment of Ferrimonas sp. YFM includes these proteins:
- a CDS encoding GGDEF domain-containing protein: MKSFNWNKNFVTGFDSVDSQHQELVSLINGLGNLLTENRFDEQRARELIQKLADYAHDHFQDEEALMVAQGIDCRHLKHHIDDHRHFLREVAILQQSVNTETSAGYMLEFLIHWLAYHILGQDQNMARQLERIEAGIPAADAFDEQQRSQDPATSTLLDAIGQLFKQVSARNQELQELNLTLEEKVAKRTLELSEANRHLELLSLTDTLTQLPNRRHAMQTLEALWKEGEEKKLPVTAMLVDADYFKQVNDTYGHDAGDQVLIELARTLRGAVRTDDLVCRLGGDEFLVLCPNTDLAGGQILAQQLVNKVAALRVATGGAPWQGSISLGFASQIPKTEDFEALIKAADRGVYAAKEAGRGCARTTAAIG; encoded by the coding sequence ATGAAATCCTTCAACTGGAACAAAAACTTCGTTACCGGCTTCGACAGCGTAGACAGCCAGCACCAGGAGCTGGTCAGCCTGATCAATGGATTGGGCAATCTTCTCACCGAGAACAGATTCGATGAACAACGAGCTCGGGAGCTGATTCAAAAACTGGCGGATTATGCCCACGACCACTTCCAGGATGAAGAGGCCCTGATGGTGGCCCAGGGGATCGACTGCCGCCATTTGAAGCACCATATCGACGACCATCGTCACTTCCTCCGGGAGGTGGCCATACTGCAGCAATCGGTCAACACCGAGACCTCCGCCGGTTACATGCTGGAGTTTCTGATCCACTGGCTCGCATACCACATCCTAGGGCAGGACCAGAACATGGCCCGCCAGTTGGAGCGGATAGAGGCAGGCATCCCGGCAGCCGACGCCTTCGACGAACAGCAGCGCAGCCAGGACCCGGCCACCAGCACCCTGCTCGACGCCATTGGCCAGTTGTTTAAACAGGTCTCTGCCCGCAATCAGGAGTTGCAGGAACTCAACCTGACTCTGGAAGAGAAGGTGGCCAAACGCACCCTGGAACTCAGTGAAGCCAACCGCCATCTTGAGCTGCTCTCCCTCACCGACACCCTGACCCAGCTGCCCAATCGGCGCCACGCCATGCAGACCTTAGAGGCCTTGTGGAAAGAGGGAGAAGAGAAAAAACTGCCGGTGACAGCGATGCTGGTGGATGCCGACTACTTCAAGCAGGTCAACGACACCTATGGACACGATGCCGGGGATCAGGTGCTCATCGAGCTGGCCAGGACCCTCAGAGGCGCGGTACGCACCGATGATCTGGTGTGCCGTCTCGGCGGTGACGAGTTCCTGGTGCTTTGCCCCAATACCGACCTGGCCGGTGGTCAGATTCTGGCACAGCAGCTGGTGAACAAGGTGGCTGCGCTCAGGGTGGCCACCGGCGGTGCGCCCTGGCAGGGCAGCATCAGCCTGGGCTTTGCCAGTCAAATACCGAAGACAGAGGATTTCGAAGCCTTGATCAAGGCCGCCGACCGGGGCGTCTACGCCGCCAAAGAAGCGGGAAGGGGCTGCGCCAGGACCACTGCAGCCATTGGGTAA
- a CDS encoding ATP-dependent DNA helicase RecQ, with product MPRQLLKQHFGFDEFRPGQEPVIQRLMAGDSAVAIFPTGSGKSLCYQLPALTLPHLTLVISPLLALMQDQLAFLRRRGIPAAAIDSSQSFEESREVMQQAQRGELKILMVSVERLKNERFRRFISQVPLSMLVVDEAHCISEWGHNFRPDYLKLPHYRRWLKIPQVLLLTATATPRVIEDMCARFEIPETGVETTGFYRPNLDLTVRGVSGGHKRSALLQALAGEPEAPTIVYVTQQASADELAQWLTQQGVSARAYHAGMDHEKRSACQQAFMAGKLPVVVATIAFGMGVDKADIRRVIHFDLPKSVENYSQEIGRAGRDGGLSHCLLLADTGNRTLLENFVFGDTPELSGIQAVLRSLADAGAQWELLPNSLSTLSNIRQLPLRTLLVYLEMAGIIEPQYSYFAEIKFKLLVEEASLLTRFEGERQQFLRALLQHSHKARTWYQPDFDALHTQYGSDRNRAMTALEYLAQQQLVELQTRQMTEVFRVRTPLPELAPLAAQLHQQFLDKQEQEVARIEQMLQLLQEPHCLSHALAANFGDPQAPERCGHCSACRGETATLSQPQPLAEADPEQVRRWLSPLADKLQQSLQQPLTPELAARFLSGLPTPWLTKVRARQLAGFGALEEHPFRVLVQLCQTSIIPGLALQE from the coding sequence ATGCCCAGGCAGCTGCTCAAACAACACTTTGGATTTGATGAATTTCGCCCCGGTCAGGAGCCGGTGATTCAGCGACTGATGGCGGGTGACAGCGCCGTGGCGATCTTCCCCACGGGCTCAGGCAAATCCCTGTGTTACCAGCTGCCCGCCCTGACCCTGCCCCACCTGACCCTGGTGATCTCGCCGCTGCTGGCCCTGATGCAGGATCAGCTGGCGTTTCTGCGCCGCCGGGGCATTCCGGCCGCCGCCATCGACTCCAGCCAGAGCTTCGAAGAGAGCCGGGAAGTGATGCAGCAGGCTCAGCGTGGGGAACTGAAGATCCTGATGGTATCGGTAGAACGCCTGAAGAATGAGCGCTTCCGCCGGTTTATCAGCCAGGTTCCCCTGTCGATGCTGGTGGTGGATGAAGCCCACTGCATCTCCGAGTGGGGTCATAACTTTCGGCCCGATTACCTGAAGCTGCCCCACTATCGGCGCTGGCTCAAGATCCCCCAGGTATTGCTGCTCACCGCCACGGCCACCCCCAGAGTCATCGAGGACATGTGTGCCCGATTTGAGATCCCCGAAACCGGGGTGGAAACCACCGGCTTCTATCGCCCCAACCTGGATCTGACGGTGAGGGGAGTGAGCGGCGGCCATAAGCGCAGCGCTTTGCTGCAGGCCCTGGCCGGGGAGCCCGAGGCGCCCACCATTGTGTATGTGACCCAACAGGCCAGTGCCGATGAACTGGCCCAATGGCTGACTCAACAAGGGGTCAGCGCCCGGGCATACCATGCGGGCATGGACCATGAGAAACGCAGCGCCTGTCAACAAGCCTTTATGGCGGGCAAATTGCCCGTGGTGGTGGCCACCATCGCCTTTGGCATGGGTGTGGACAAGGCCGATATCCGTCGGGTCATCCACTTCGATCTGCCCAAATCGGTGGAAAACTACTCCCAGGAGATCGGCCGTGCTGGCCGGGATGGCGGACTGTCCCACTGCCTGCTGCTGGCTGACACCGGTAACCGCACCCTGCTGGAAAACTTCGTCTTTGGCGACACCCCGGAACTGTCGGGCATCCAGGCAGTGCTTCGGTCATTGGCCGACGCAGGGGCCCAGTGGGAACTGCTGCCCAACTCCCTGTCGACTCTGAGCAACATCCGCCAGCTGCCCCTGCGTACCCTGCTGGTCTACCTGGAGATGGCGGGAATCATTGAGCCGCAATACAGCTACTTTGCCGAGATCAAGTTCAAGCTGCTGGTCGAAGAAGCCAGCCTGCTCACCCGGTTTGAGGGGGAGCGACAACAGTTCCTGCGCGCCCTGCTGCAACACAGTCACAAAGCCCGCACCTGGTATCAACCGGACTTCGATGCCCTCCACACTCAATACGGCTCAGACCGCAACCGCGCCATGACCGCCCTGGAGTACCTGGCCCAACAACAGTTGGTTGAGTTGCAAACCCGGCAGATGACCGAAGTGTTCCGGGTGCGCACGCCCCTGCCTGAACTGGCTCCCCTGGCGGCTCAGCTGCATCAGCAGTTCCTCGACAAGCAGGAGCAGGAGGTGGCGCGCATCGAGCAGATGCTGCAGCTGCTGCAGGAACCCCACTGCCTGAGTCATGCCCTGGCCGCCAATTTTGGCGATCCCCAGGCCCCCGAGCGCTGCGGCCACTGCTCAGCCTGCCGAGGGGAGACCGCCACCCTGTCACAGCCCCAACCTTTGGCGGAAGCGGATCCGGAACAAGTGCGACGCTGGCTCTCCCCTCTGGCCGACAAGCTGCAACAGAGTTTGCAGCAGCCTCTGACGCCGGAGCTGGCCGCCCGCTTCCTGTCCGGCCTGCCTACCCCCTGGCTGACCAAGGTCAGGGCCAGGCAACTGGCTGGCTTTGGCGCCCTGGAGGAGCACCCCTTCCGGGTGCTGGTTCAACTCTGTCAGACCAGCATCATCCCAGGGTTGGCCCTGCAGGAGTAA